The Ornithodoros turicata isolate Travis chromosome 9, ASM3712646v1, whole genome shotgun sequence genome includes a region encoding these proteins:
- the LOC135368924 gene encoding uncharacterized protein LOC135368924 isoform X3 — MRNDRVIIIDEPSDHQSNDKGHRSSRDFTSHLWTSLPSKKILFTLIVAAAFCVLMVFFPRAWKFIPIFSPPWRRPGFYGADNYTGFSSYVVPNVIHYVRFGQPNVTFMDAVSMRSAYINHAPDHIVVHCDECLLDGPHSHLVRDIPIIKFDEILPPMTIFGREVNWIEHASDVARIQILLKSGGIYLDNDCIVVRPLHQFRHFETSIGWSPEDHMGNMVILAATGARFLQLYQELYREYNNSLWYYNAGFLPTVRLLRPYPHLVHAVPSLFAVDATMLRKLYTPGERTEWRSYFVVHTYIRHRYLPEDPLYGQKIDLQNVRTYDTHLGEMVREVLFGTSEFVSDETEVQPVTDLYAAKRLGRNRGRLYEASIMVEAVAVTLTMCIRTVVDI; from the exons ATGAGAAACGACAGAGTCATTATCATTGACGAGCCTTCGGACCATCAG TCGAACGATAAAGGGCATCGCAGTTCCCGTGATTTCACGTCTCACCTCTGGACGAGCCTTCCGTCGAAGAAGATCCTCTTCACACTCATCGTAGCGGCCGCCTTTTGTGTTCTCATGGTCTTCTTCCCACGAGCGTGGAAGTTTATTCCCATTTTCTCACCGCCTTGGAGACGACCTGGCTTCTACGGCGCGGATAATTATACCGGCTTCAGTTCGTACGTGGTACCCAACGTCATCCACTACGTCCGGTTCGGGCAGCCGAACGTCACTTTCATGGATGCCGTGAGCATGCGCTCTGCGTACATCAACCACGCACCGGACCATATAGTAGTGCACTGCGACGAGTGCCTGCTAGACGGGCCGCATAGCCATTTGGTCCGCGATATACCAATCATAAAATTCGACGAAATACTCCCGCCAATGACCATTTTCGGACGTGAGGTGAACTGGATTGAGCACGCCTCCGACGTCGCTCGTATCCAG ATTCTGTTGAAGTCCGGAGGCATCTACTTGGACAACGACTGCATAGTCGTTCGACCCCTGCACCAATTTCGACACTTTGAGACGTCCATAGGTTGGTCTCCTGAAGACCATATGGGGAACATG GTGATCCTCGCGGCCACCGGTGCCCGATTCCTTCAGCTGTACCAGGAGCTTTACCGCGAGTACAACAACAGCCTGTGGTACTACAACGCCGGCTTCCTCCCCACCGTGCGCCTGCTGCGACCGTATCCCCACCTCGTCCATGCCGTCCCTAGCCTCTTCGCTGTCGACGCCACCATGCTGCGTAAGCTGTACACCCCCGGTGAACGTACTGAATGGAGGAGCTACTTTGTGGTTCACACGTACATCCGGCACCGTTATCTGCCTGAAGATCCCTTGTACGGTCAGAAGATTGACTTGCAGAACGTGAGGACGTACGACACACACCTGGGAGAAATGGTTCGTGAG GTTCTCTTTGGTACGTCCGAGTTTGTGAGCGACGAAACCGAAGTTCAACCCGTCACCGATCTATACGCTGCAAAGCGACTCGGTCGAAACCGGGGTCGACTATACGAGGCATCAATCATGGTGGAAGCAGTCGCCGTTACTTTGACGATGTGCATTCGTACAGTCGTGGATATATAG